A region of the Streptomyces sp. NBC_00442 genome:
CAGTGCGAGCCGTTGCCCATCCGTGTGGTCACCGAGGTCGCGGTGTCGTTCCAGCCGCCGGGGAAGGCCGGGAACCGGTAGTCCTTGGTGCCGTCCGTCGAGGGCGTGCAGTCCTTGGCGACGGAGTAGGTGAGGGTGGCGCCGCTCGAGTTGTAGTTGGCCCAGTCGTAGAACGTCACGACGGACATGCCGGCGGCGTCTCCGGCCTGGACCGCCTTCTCCAGGCTCGGGAAGCTCGCCCAGCTCTTGTCCGGGTAGACCAGCAGGTGGCCCGCCGCGGTGGGCTGCGCGGCGGTACCTCCCGCCCCCTCCGCGACGGAAGGGCTCCCGGTCAGGAGAAGCCCCGTGAACGCCAGGGCCATCGCTGCGCAGAACGTGAGGACAGGGCTCAATCGTCGCATCGCACGCTCCATGTGTCGGCGCCGGACCCGGGCCGGGCGATCGCGCGGCTTGCTCGGCCCGCAGGCCGACCATCGCAGCCACAGCCGGACCACACAAGTGCGCAAGAGGCTTGGGCATGACTCGCCGTCCCCGCCTCCGGGGCCCCGCTGCGCGGCTCGGGCCCCGGACGCAGGTACGGCCGTGTCCGACTGCGGTCGGGCTCCAAGGCCACCGCAGTCGGCCAGAGCTCACGTGTTGCTACGTCTCCCGACGCACAACGGCACGGCGTCAGCGGTGGGTGTGCCATTCGGCGGTGTCCTGCAGGGTCTTCGCTATCCCGGGGTCACGCACGGACGGGGTCCGGTCGAGCACCCGTACCGTCAGACGGTGGTCACCACGCCCGAGGCCGAGCCCCCGCACCGGCACCGTCGTACGCCCCTCGTAGTGCCGAAGCTCCCGCCCGTCCAGGTACCAGCGGATCGTCAACTGCCGTGCGCCGGCGAGCCGCGGCACCGTGACCCGGGCCGTGTCGCCCGGCCGCAGCGTGCGGGCCGTGGAGACGGCGGGCGTCGCGATCGAGGCGTGCCGGTAGAACCCCGCGATCATCGCCTCCACCCCCGGCAGGTTGAACGGCTTGCCCAGGATGCGCATGATCGAGCCGTCCGTGGGGCGGCTGAGGCCGGTGACGTAGTAGCCGCCGCCCTCGTACGCACCGACCGTCCCGCCGTCCGGCGAGGTCTCGCCGAGCCAGCGGTACCACTTGGTGCGGTCCGCGGCCATCCGGTCGGCGGACAGCACCGAGATGTTGGACTGGTCGGCCTCGGGGCCCTCGTAGTGCTCGTAGCCCGGGGTGTCCGGGTAGAAGTACTCGTCGGCCAGCTTCCCCAGGGAGTGGCCGGTCTCGTGAATGGCCACCTGGCCGGACTTGGCGTTCCCGGCGGACGCGGTGGATATGCCCTCGTACCCGAGCGTCTTGGACGGCTCGTTGTATCCGGCCCCGCCGTACTTGGCGCTGTTGGAGAGCACGACGACCAGATCGGCCTGGGGCGCCTTCGCCACGTAGGCGTCGACCTTGTCCTGGTCGACGCAGAGCAGCCGCTCGACGCCGTCGCACCAGAAGTAGGAGCCGAGCGCGGTGTTCTTCACGTCGCCCTGCGCCGGGTCGCCGGAGACGCCGCTCTCGGCGGAGACCGCGTCCACCGTCCACACGTTGAACAGGTTCTGGTACGTCGTGTACGGCTCGACGCCGGTGATCTCGCCCCACTTCTCCTTGGCGTCGGTGTGGAACTGGTCCAGCTGGTCGGCCGTGTAGCCGTCGCCGACGATCACGATGTCCAGGCGGTCGGCGGTCGAGCCGTTGTCGATCACCTTGGTGACCCGGCCGTCCGCGGCGGCGGCCGTGGGGGCCGAGAGG
Encoded here:
- a CDS encoding M64 family metallopeptidase, translated to MRPPLRRSFTARGSIATAALAGAAALAALAAGPGTAAAAGPPQPQPRVRVEIPGPEAASGQTLAGSGHTLVPKNGLGRPAPHLSAPTAAAADGRVTKVIDNGSTADRLDIVIVGDGYTADQLDQFHTDAKEKWGEITGVEPYTTYQNLFNVWTVDAVSAESGVSGDPAQGDVKNTALGSYFWCDGVERLLCVDQDKVDAYVAKAPQADLVVVLSNSAKYGGAGYNEPSKTLGYEGISTASAGNAKSGQVAIHETGHSLGKLADEYFYPDTPGYEHYEGPEADQSNISVLSADRMAADRTKWYRWLGETSPDGGTVGAYEGGGYYVTGLSRPTDGSIMRILGKPFNLPGVEAMIAGFYRHASIATPAVSTARTLRPGDTARVTVPRLAGARQLTIRWYLDGRELRHYEGRTTVPVRGLGLGRGDHRLTVRVLDRTPSVRDPGIAKTLQDTAEWHTHR